A region from the Variovorax sp. V93 genome encodes:
- a CDS encoding FadR/GntR family transcriptional regulator, translating into MIKNIHGRTLELLGEAVVAGRYAIGASIPAEPILGEELGVSRTVVREAIKSLAAKGLIVTGPKVGTRVLPQDKWNWFDPDVITWQSRAGLTPEFLRDLQDLRRVVEPAAVRLAAERASPQDIEEIERAYAGMKEAVENGGDYVTFDLRFHTGLLSAARNRMLAQMSKALNALLRTSFEISTSKPDGPALSLPLHRAVLDAVIAHDPAKAEQAVIRLIDGARQDIEDVLGSRRRLPRLGRPPPRLKAH; encoded by the coding sequence ATGATCAAGAACATCCACGGTCGCACGCTCGAACTGCTCGGCGAAGCTGTCGTGGCCGGCCGCTATGCGATCGGTGCGTCGATCCCGGCCGAACCCATTCTGGGCGAGGAGCTCGGCGTGAGCCGCACCGTGGTGCGCGAGGCCATCAAGTCGCTGGCGGCCAAGGGCCTGATCGTGACGGGTCCCAAGGTGGGCACGCGGGTGCTGCCGCAGGACAAGTGGAACTGGTTCGACCCCGATGTCATCACCTGGCAGTCGCGTGCCGGGCTCACGCCCGAGTTCCTGCGCGACCTGCAGGACCTGCGGCGCGTGGTCGAGCCGGCGGCCGTGCGGCTTGCGGCCGAACGGGCCAGCCCGCAGGACATCGAGGAAATAGAGCGCGCCTACGCCGGCATGAAGGAAGCCGTGGAGAACGGCGGCGACTACGTCACCTTCGACCTGCGCTTTCACACCGGCCTCCTGAGCGCGGCGCGCAACCGCATGCTGGCGCAGATGAGCAAGGCACTCAACGCGCTGCTTCGCACCAGCTTCGAGATATCGACCAGCAAGCCCGACGGTCCCGCGCTTTCGCTGCCGCTGCATCGCGCGGTGCTCGATGCGGTGATTGCGCACGATCCGGCCAAGGCCGAGCAGGCGGTCATCCGCCTCATCGACGGCGCGCGGCAGGACATCGAAGACGTGCTCGGCTCGCGACGCCGGCTGCCGCGGCTCGGCCGTCCGCCGCCGCGGCTGAAGGCCCACTAG
- a CDS encoding carbohydrate ABC transporter permease — MKRWTPKAVLTEARLLLIGIPVLLWTLIPVYHMVLFAISSKDSATSGHLWPKNPTLDNFRIVFQQKHFYLDHFWLQLGNSLLIALTVGALTLFVATTAAFAISRLRVRGGRTVMNLALFTYFIPAAFLAVPMYKTMGNYGLLNSQWALILAMVTIASPYCIWVLKQASDKLPYELDEAARMDGASPLQLFRLVYLPLMVPSLVAVGTYSLLLAWNEYLYAFLLLSNDRSVTLAVALGNFLSADDSPWELLMATGLIYALPPAAIYYAFKRYMVGGLTAGAVKS; from the coding sequence ATGAAGCGCTGGACTCCGAAAGCCGTGCTCACCGAGGCCCGGCTGCTGCTCATCGGCATACCGGTGCTGCTGTGGACGCTGATTCCGGTCTACCACATGGTGCTCTTCGCCATTTCGTCGAAGGACTCCGCGACCTCGGGCCACCTGTGGCCCAAGAATCCGACGCTGGACAACTTCCGCATCGTGTTCCAGCAGAAGCACTTCTACCTCGACCACTTCTGGTTGCAGCTCGGGAACTCGCTGCTGATCGCGCTCACGGTAGGGGCGCTGACGCTCTTCGTCGCCACCACGGCCGCCTTTGCGATCAGCCGGCTGCGCGTGCGGGGCGGCCGCACGGTGATGAACCTGGCGCTGTTCACGTACTTCATTCCCGCGGCCTTCCTGGCCGTGCCCATGTACAAGACCATGGGCAACTACGGCCTGCTCAACAGCCAGTGGGCGCTGATCCTTGCCATGGTGACCATCGCCTCGCCGTACTGCATCTGGGTGCTCAAGCAGGCCTCCGACAAGCTGCCCTACGAGCTCGACGAAGCCGCGCGCATGGACGGCGCTTCGCCGCTGCAGCTGTTCCGGCTGGTGTACCTGCCGCTGATGGTGCCGTCGCTGGTGGCGGTGGGCACCTATTCGCTGCTGCTGGCATGGAACGAGTACCTCTACGCCTTCCTGCTGCTGTCGAACGACAGGAGCGTGACGCTGGCGGTGGCGCTCGGCAACTTCCTTTCGGCCGACGATTCGCCGTGGGAACTGCTGATGGCCACCGGCCTCATCTATGCATTGCCGCCTGCGGCGATCTACTACGCCTTCAAGCGCTACATGGTGGGCGGACTCACCGCTGGTGCCGTCAAGAGCTGA
- a CDS encoding MATE family efflux transporter, translating to MSGGLDPRTRMLLEAPIVPTLLRLAAPNVLVMVAQASVGLIETYFVGKLGTDALAGMALVFPIVMLMQMTSAGAMGGGIASSIARALGARRRGDADALVWHAAVIAIGFGLCFSLVLLAGGRWLYAIMGGTGAALDAALTYSNWVFAGAMLVWLFNSLSAIIRGTGNMAVPANVTVAGVVFLIPASPLLIFGWGPLPGMGIAGGAMALLLYYLLGSIALIVYLRSPRSLLRPTLSALKLRWPLFRDILRIGLVGAVSTVATNLSIGIATALTGHFGSGALAGYGTASRLEYLLVPLVFGLGAPLVAMVGTCMGAGQRERALRATWAGAALAFALTETIGLAAALFPRPWLLLFGSDPAMLETGAHYLRVVGPFYGFFGVGLVLYFASQGAGRLLWPVLGNIARLAVAGAGGWLALRWGGGLAGVFAAQGAALVVYGIVIASAIAGGAWFGRVGWPRTTRGLLRRVAQA from the coding sequence ATGAGCGGAGGACTCGATCCGCGCACGCGCATGCTGCTCGAGGCGCCGATCGTGCCGACCCTGCTGCGCCTGGCTGCGCCCAACGTGCTCGTGATGGTGGCGCAGGCATCCGTCGGGCTCATCGAAACCTACTTCGTCGGCAAGCTGGGCACCGATGCGCTGGCCGGCATGGCGCTGGTGTTCCCCATTGTCATGCTGATGCAGATGACCTCGGCCGGCGCCATGGGCGGCGGCATTGCCTCGTCGATCGCCCGTGCGCTGGGCGCGCGCCGCCGCGGCGACGCCGATGCGCTGGTGTGGCATGCGGCGGTCATCGCGATCGGCTTCGGCCTGTGCTTTTCGCTTGTGCTGCTGGCCGGCGGGCGATGGCTCTACGCCATCATGGGCGGCACCGGCGCGGCGCTCGACGCGGCCCTGACGTACTCGAACTGGGTGTTCGCTGGCGCGATGCTGGTGTGGCTCTTCAATTCCCTCTCGGCCATCATCCGCGGCACCGGCAACATGGCGGTGCCGGCGAACGTGACGGTGGCGGGCGTGGTGTTCCTCATTCCGGCGTCGCCGCTCCTGATCTTCGGCTGGGGACCGCTGCCGGGCATGGGCATCGCGGGCGGCGCGATGGCGTTGCTGCTGTACTACCTGCTGGGTTCCATCGCGCTCATCGTCTACCTGCGCTCGCCGCGCAGCCTGCTGCGCCCCACGCTCTCCGCACTGAAGCTGCGCTGGCCCCTGTTCCGCGACATCCTGCGCATCGGGCTGGTGGGTGCGGTGTCGACGGTGGCGACCAACCTCTCGATCGGCATTGCCACGGCCTTGACGGGGCACTTCGGTTCGGGCGCGCTGGCAGGCTACGGCACCGCCTCGCGGCTCGAGTACCTGCTGGTGCCGCTGGTGTTCGGCCTTGGCGCGCCGCTGGTCGCGATGGTGGGCACCTGCATGGGCGCGGGGCAGCGGGAACGCGCGCTTCGCGCCACCTGGGCCGGCGCGGCGCTGGCCTTTGCGCTCACCGAAACCATCGGCCTCGCCGCGGCGCTGTTCCCGCGCCCCTGGCTGCTGCTGTTCGGCAGCGACCCCGCCATGCTCGAAACCGGCGCGCACTACCTGCGCGTGGTGGGACCGTTCTATGGCTTCTTCGGCGTCGGCCTGGTGCTGTACTTCGCCTCGCAGGGGGCAGGGCGCCTGCTGTGGCCGGTGCTCGGCAACATCGCGCGGCTCGCGGTGGCCGGCGCGGGCGGCTGGCTGGCCCTGCGCTGGGGCGGCGGACTGGCCGGCGTTTTTGCGGCGCAGGGCGCGGCGCTGGTGGTGTATGGCATCGTCATTGCCTCGGCGATTGCCGGCGGTGCCTGGTTCGGCCGCGTGGGCTGGCCGCGCACGACCCGCGGCCTGCTGCGGCGCGTGGCGCAGGCGTGA
- a CDS encoding IlvD/Edd family dehydratase, whose protein sequence is MSNSPKKKPEDLRSQQWFGRHDRDGFIYRSWVKGKGVPHDQFDGRPVIGICNTFSELTPCNSHFRTLAEQVKIGVYEAGGFPLEFPVMSLGETLLRPTAMLYRNLASMDVEESIRGNPLDGVVLLMGCDKTTPALMMGAASVDLPTIGVSGGPMLSGKWRGQELGSGTGVWQMSEQVRAGTLKLQDFFEAESCMHRSHGHCMTMGTASTMACMVESLGIGLPGNAAYPAVDGRRNVLARMAGRRIVDMVHEDLHMSKILTRQAIENAIKVNAAIGGSTNLVIHLLAIAGRIGVDLSLDDFDRLASELPCLVDLQPSGRFLMEDFCYAGGLPVVIKEIAQYLHKDAITANGQTLWDNVKDAENYNPQVIRPLAEPFKDKAGICVLRGNLAPNGAIIKPSAATPELLVHKGRAVVFENADDLHRRIDDENLDIDEHCVMVLKNCGPRGYPGMAESGNMPLPPKVLRKGITDMVRISDARMSGTAYGTVVLHTAPEAAAGGPLALVQDGDIVELDVPNRKLHLHVSDEELARRLEKWIAPKAPLDSGYWKLYVDTVLQADQGADLAFLRGRRGAFVPRDNH, encoded by the coding sequence ATGAGCAATTCCCCCAAGAAAAAACCCGAAGACCTGCGCAGCCAGCAATGGTTCGGCCGCCATGACCGCGATGGCTTCATCTACCGCAGCTGGGTCAAGGGCAAGGGTGTGCCGCACGACCAGTTCGACGGGCGTCCGGTCATCGGCATCTGCAACACCTTCAGCGAGCTCACGCCCTGCAACTCGCACTTCCGCACGCTCGCCGAGCAGGTGAAGATCGGCGTGTATGAAGCGGGCGGCTTCCCGCTCGAATTCCCGGTGATGTCGCTCGGCGAAACGCTGCTGCGCCCCACCGCCATGCTGTACCGCAACCTCGCGAGCATGGACGTGGAAGAAAGCATCCGCGGCAATCCGCTCGACGGGGTGGTGCTGCTCATGGGCTGCGACAAGACCACGCCCGCGCTCATGATGGGCGCGGCCAGCGTCGACCTGCCGACCATCGGCGTCTCGGGCGGCCCGATGCTTTCGGGCAAGTGGCGCGGCCAGGAGCTGGGCTCGGGCACCGGCGTGTGGCAGATGAGCGAGCAGGTGCGCGCCGGCACGCTCAAACTGCAGGACTTTTTTGAAGCCGAGAGCTGCATGCACCGCAGCCACGGCCACTGCATGACCATGGGCACTGCGAGCACCATGGCCTGCATGGTCGAGTCGCTGGGCATCGGCCTGCCCGGCAATGCCGCCTACCCTGCGGTGGATGGCCGGCGCAACGTGCTGGCGCGAATGGCCGGCCGGCGCATCGTCGACATGGTCCACGAAGACCTCCACATGTCGAAGATCCTCACGCGACAGGCGATCGAGAACGCCATCAAGGTCAATGCGGCCATCGGCGGCTCCACCAACCTCGTCATTCACCTGCTGGCCATCGCAGGGCGCATCGGCGTGGATCTCTCGCTCGACGACTTCGACCGGCTGGCCTCCGAGCTGCCCTGCCTGGTCGACCTGCAGCCCTCGGGCCGCTTCCTGATGGAAGACTTCTGCTACGCGGGCGGGCTGCCGGTGGTCATCAAGGAGATCGCGCAGTACCTGCACAAGGACGCCATCACGGCCAACGGCCAGACGCTGTGGGACAACGTGAAGGACGCCGAGAACTACAACCCGCAGGTGATCCGCCCGCTGGCCGAACCCTTCAAGGACAAGGCCGGCATCTGCGTGCTGCGCGGCAACCTCGCCCCCAACGGCGCCATCATCAAGCCCAGTGCCGCCACGCCCGAACTGCTGGTGCACAAGGGCCGGGCAGTGGTGTTCGAAAACGCCGACGACCTGCACAGGCGCATCGACGACGAGAACCTCGACATCGACGAGCACTGCGTCATGGTGCTGAAGAACTGCGGCCCGCGCGGCTATCCGGGCATGGCCGAGTCGGGCAACATGCCGCTGCCGCCGAAGGTGCTGCGCAAGGGCATCACCGACATGGTCCGCATCAGCGATGCGCGCATGAGCGGCACGGCCTACGGCACGGTGGTGCTGCACACGGCGCCCGAGGCGGCCGCGGGCGGGCCGCTCGCGCTGGTGCAGGACGGCGACATCGTCGAGCTCGACGTGCCCAACCGCAAGCTGCATCTGCATGTGAGCGACGAAGAGCTCGCAAGGCGGCTCGAGAAGTGGATCGCGCCCAAGGCGCCGCTCGACTCGGGCTACTGGAAGCTGTACGTCGACACGGTGCTGCAGGCCGACCAGGGAGCCGACCTGGCCTTCCTGCGCGGTCGCCGCGGGGCCTTCGTGCCGCGCGACAATCACTGA
- a CDS encoding 2-dehydro-3-deoxygalactonokinase, whose protein sequence is MTRLVAIDWGTSSLRGALLDAGGKVLEERSDARGILKVPEGGFPAVFEALFGDWMRLEGARCLISGMAGSKQGWVEAPYCACPAGRVEVGRSIIDIDVRPGSRISIVPGLNDEHDGVPDVMRGEEVQIFGAMALMDVDEGVFVLPGTHNKWATVKKGRVTGFRTFMTGEFYALLSQHSILARTLDADAPLDEAAFVQGVARADNGQGLLHNAFGARTLALFERMPTQELASYLSGLLIGEELRTQSLHAFGEVVLIGSPALTQRYTLALSATGIATRRLGAEATWAGLHALSGFLDADRNPP, encoded by the coding sequence ATGACAAGACTGGTCGCCATCGACTGGGGCACGAGCTCACTGCGCGGCGCACTGCTCGATGCCGGCGGCAAGGTGCTCGAAGAGCGCAGCGATGCGCGCGGCATCCTCAAGGTGCCGGAAGGCGGGTTCCCCGCGGTTTTCGAAGCGCTGTTCGGCGACTGGATGCGCCTCGAAGGTGCGCGCTGCCTGATCTCCGGCATGGCCGGCAGCAAGCAGGGCTGGGTCGAGGCACCGTATTGCGCCTGCCCCGCGGGCCGCGTCGAGGTGGGCCGCAGCATCATCGACATCGACGTGCGGCCGGGCTCGCGCATCTCCATCGTGCCGGGCCTCAACGACGAGCATGACGGCGTTCCCGATGTCATGCGCGGCGAGGAAGTGCAGATCTTCGGCGCCATGGCGTTGATGGACGTCGACGAGGGCGTCTTCGTGCTGCCGGGCACGCACAACAAGTGGGCCACGGTCAAGAAGGGCCGCGTCACGGGCTTTCGCACCTTCATGACCGGCGAGTTCTACGCGCTGCTGAGCCAGCATTCGATTCTTGCGCGCACGCTCGATGCCGATGCGCCGCTCGACGAAGCCGCTTTCGTGCAGGGCGTCGCGCGTGCCGACAACGGCCAGGGCCTGCTGCACAACGCCTTCGGTGCGCGCACGCTGGCGCTGTTCGAGCGCATGCCCACGCAGGAACTCGCCAGCTACCTCTCGGGCCTCCTGATTGGCGAAGAACTGCGCACGCAGTCGCTGCATGCCTTCGGCGAGGTGGTGCTGATCGGTTCCCCCGCGCTGACGCAGCGCTACACGCTCGCGCTGAGCGCCACCGGCATCGCCACGCGCAGGCTCGGCGCCGAAGCCACCTGGGCCGGGCTGCATGCGCTGTCCGGCTTTCTCGACGCAGACAGAAATCCGCCATGA
- a CDS encoding 2-dehydro-3-deoxy-6-phosphogalactonate aldolase, translated as MTTPQQKFEAAMRALPLVAILRGLTPAEAGDVGDAIVESGFRLLEVPLNSPKPYASITLMRTRFPQALVGAGTVLDVQQVRYVHAAGGELVVSPNCNAEVIAEAVRLGMVCLPGVMTPTEAFGALAAGATGLKLFPAELASPAVVKALLAVLPQGTPVMPVGGITPTNMAEWRSAGAAGFGIGSALYKPGKQASAVRADAERFVAAFTDAAHA; from the coding sequence ATGACCACACCGCAACAAAAATTCGAAGCCGCGATGCGCGCGCTGCCGCTGGTTGCCATCCTGCGCGGGCTTACACCTGCCGAGGCTGGCGACGTGGGCGATGCCATCGTCGAATCGGGCTTCCGGCTGCTCGAGGTGCCGCTCAATTCGCCCAAGCCCTACGCCAGCATCACGCTGATGCGCACGCGCTTTCCGCAGGCCCTGGTGGGCGCCGGCACGGTGCTCGACGTGCAGCAGGTGCGCTATGTGCATGCGGCCGGCGGCGAGCTGGTCGTTTCGCCCAACTGCAATGCGGAGGTGATCGCCGAAGCCGTGCGGCTCGGCATGGTCTGCCTGCCCGGCGTGATGACGCCGACCGAAGCCTTCGGCGCGCTGGCCGCGGGCGCGACCGGACTCAAGCTGTTCCCGGCCGAACTCGCATCGCCCGCGGTGGTGAAAGCCCTGCTCGCGGTGCTGCCCCAAGGCACGCCAGTGATGCCCGTGGGCGGTATCACGCCCACCAACATGGCCGAATGGCGTTCGGCCGGCGCGGCCGGCTTCGGCATCGGCTCCGCGCTCTACAAGCCGGGCAAGCAGGCTTCGGCCGTGCGCGCCGATGCCGAGCGGTTCGTTGCCGCCTTCACGGACGCAGCCCACGCCTGA
- a CDS encoding carbohydrate ABC transporter permease, translating to MSATATAAASTPTPVVNPGARHARWQFWGAVMVVPYLLVFVVFVLYPVGYGLWLARHPQSYVKLVEDPIFFRSVINTAIFLVVAINLKMLVALVLSGFFVTSRWWIKIVSAIFILPWAMPSIPTILSIRFMLNPEWGVINSTIFRLTGADGPNWLNDPALALAFAMVVHVWKSLPFWTLILVAGRLAIPSEQYEAASVDGASSWQKFRFVSWPALKTLYITSTILSMIWTLGDFNSVYLLTGGGPADLTHVLATLGIRYLRLDQVDLSMASIVVALPLVLPLVYFMMKRLSK from the coding sequence ATGAGCGCCACTGCCACCGCCGCCGCGTCGACCCCGACGCCTGTCGTCAATCCCGGAGCGCGGCATGCGCGCTGGCAGTTCTGGGGCGCGGTCATGGTCGTGCCCTACCTGCTGGTGTTCGTGGTGTTCGTGCTGTACCCGGTGGGCTACGGGCTCTGGCTCGCCCGCCATCCGCAAAGCTACGTGAAGCTGGTCGAGGACCCGATCTTCTTCCGCTCGGTGATCAACACGGCCATCTTCCTGGTCGTGGCGATCAATCTCAAGATGCTCGTAGCCCTGGTGCTCTCGGGCTTCTTCGTGACATCGCGCTGGTGGATCAAGATCGTCTCGGCGATCTTCATCCTGCCATGGGCGATGCCCTCGATTCCCACCATCCTGTCGATCCGCTTCATGCTCAACCCCGAGTGGGGCGTGATCAACAGCACGATCTTCCGCCTGACCGGCGCCGACGGCCCCAACTGGCTCAACGATCCTGCGCTGGCCCTGGCCTTCGCGATGGTGGTCCATGTATGGAAGTCGCTGCCGTTCTGGACCCTGATCCTGGTGGCGGGGCGGCTCGCCATTCCATCCGAACAATACGAGGCGGCCTCCGTGGACGGCGCCTCGTCGTGGCAGAAGTTCCGCTTCGTGAGCTGGCCGGCGCTGAAGACGCTCTACATCACCTCGACCATTCTCTCGATGATCTGGACGCTGGGCGACTTCAACAGCGTCTACCTGCTGACCGGCGGCGGACCCGCGGACTTGACGCATGTGCTCGCCACGCTGGGTATCCGCTATCTGCGCCTCGACCAGGTCGACCTGTCGATGGCGTCCATCGTGGTGGCCTTGCCGCTCGTTCTCCCGCTCGTGTACTTCATGATGAAGAGGCTCTCGAAATGA
- a CDS encoding ABC transporter ATP-binding protein, protein MASVSFRNIQKSFGKVQIIQGLSFDITDGEFVVLVGPSGCGKSTLLRMLAGLEDISGGEIMIDSRVVNDLESKDRDIAMVFQSYALYPHMTVGENMGFSLRLRNAEKSVTDERVSRAAKILNLDALLGRYPRELSGGQRQRVAMGRAIVRDPKVFLFDEPLSNLDAKLRVAMRAEIKALHQRLKTTTVYVTHDQIEAMTMADRIVVMHDGIVEQIGTPLDLYDRPDNLFVAQFIGSPSMNVIEGTVRRSGGECHVEAHGARWPVPPGTSAPDGQPVHYGIRPGDITLGGGSGVDAQVIVVEPTGAETELLVQVGEAKLVLAVHGRVDAQPDQTVGLAIDADRVHLFDRQSGRRMP, encoded by the coding sequence ATGGCATCCGTATCCTTTCGCAATATCCAGAAATCCTTCGGCAAGGTCCAGATCATCCAGGGCCTGAGCTTCGACATCACCGACGGCGAGTTCGTCGTGCTGGTCGGGCCTTCGGGCTGCGGCAAGTCGACCCTGCTGCGCATGCTCGCGGGCCTGGAGGACATCAGCGGCGGCGAGATCATGATCGACAGCCGCGTAGTCAACGACCTCGAGTCGAAGGACCGCGACATCGCCATGGTGTTCCAGAGCTACGCCCTCTATCCGCACATGACGGTGGGCGAGAACATGGGCTTCAGCCTGCGGCTGCGCAATGCCGAGAAGTCGGTGACCGACGAGCGCGTGTCGCGGGCCGCGAAGATCCTCAACCTCGACGCGCTGCTCGGGCGCTATCCGCGCGAGCTGTCGGGCGGCCAGCGCCAGCGCGTGGCCATGGGGCGCGCCATCGTGCGCGACCCCAAGGTGTTCCTGTTCGACGAGCCGCTATCCAACCTGGACGCCAAGCTGCGCGTGGCGATGCGCGCCGAGATCAAGGCGCTGCACCAGCGCCTGAAGACCACCACCGTCTACGTGACGCACGACCAGATCGAGGCCATGACCATGGCCGACCGCATCGTGGTGATGCACGACGGCATCGTCGAGCAGATCGGCACGCCGCTCGACCTGTACGACCGCCCCGACAACCTGTTCGTCGCGCAGTTCATCGGCTCGCCGTCGATGAACGTGATCGAAGGCACGGTGCGGCGCTCGGGCGGCGAATGCCATGTCGAGGCGCATGGCGCGCGCTGGCCCGTGCCGCCGGGCACCTCGGCGCCCGACGGCCAGCCGGTGCACTACGGCATCCGCCCCGGCGACATCACGCTGGGCGGCGGCAGCGGCGTCGATGCGCAGGTGATCGTGGTCGAGCCCACGGGCGCCGAGACCGAACTGCTGGTGCAGGTCGGCGAAGCGAAGCTGGTGCTGGCGGTGCATGGCCGCGTCGACGCGCAGCCCGACCAGACCGTGGGCCTGGCGATCGATGCCGACCGCGTGCACCTGTTCGACCGCCAGAGCGGCCGGCGCATGCCCTGA
- a CDS encoding ABC transporter substrate-binding protein, with translation MKVVKSLIAPTLFALGLLASAGPAAAQEKLTVWWVKGFYKAEDDALFAAIKKFEEKNKNVKIELSQYPIQDMIPKTVSALDSGSPPDVAYADVYDFQVTGKWAFDGKLEDLGSVLTPIKDRFAPNTIETTYLYNDQTKSKAYYAFPIKQQTMHIEYWRDMLAEAGFKESDIPTTWKEYWSFWCEKAQTASRKASGKRTFGIGMPMGVDSSDSFYSFLTFMDAYNVKLVDDNGKLLVDDPKVRTGLIGALTDYTTPYTKGCTPPSSTSWKDPDNNVAFHNKTTLMTHNATISIAAKWLDDSDNASLTPEQREEARKNYTERIRTAGFPSKPDGSKMVYRTAVKTGVVFKDAKNKARAKEFVSFLMQEENLTPYVEGSLGRWFPVTKAAQQRDFWKADPHRLSVYNQYAAGTVTFEFTKNYKFTVLNNENVWAKAMSRVVTDKVPVDKAVDEMIARIKTVAAQ, from the coding sequence ATGAAAGTCGTCAAGTCGCTGATAGCGCCGACGTTGTTCGCGCTGGGGTTGTTGGCGTCGGCAGGTCCCGCCGCCGCGCAGGAAAAGCTCACCGTCTGGTGGGTGAAGGGCTTCTACAAGGCGGAGGACGATGCGCTGTTCGCCGCCATCAAGAAGTTCGAGGAGAAGAACAAGAACGTGAAGATCGAGCTGTCGCAGTACCCGATCCAGGACATGATCCCCAAGACCGTGTCCGCGCTCGATTCGGGCAGCCCGCCCGACGTGGCCTATGCCGACGTGTACGACTTCCAGGTCACCGGCAAGTGGGCCTTCGACGGCAAGCTCGAAGACCTCGGCAGCGTGCTCACGCCCATCAAGGACCGCTTCGCGCCCAACACGATCGAGACCACCTACCTCTACAACGACCAGACCAAGAGCAAGGCCTACTACGCCTTCCCGATCAAGCAGCAGACGATGCACATCGAGTACTGGCGCGACATGCTGGCCGAGGCGGGCTTCAAGGAGTCGGATATCCCGACCACCTGGAAGGAGTACTGGTCGTTCTGGTGCGAGAAGGCTCAAACTGCCAGCCGCAAGGCAAGCGGCAAGCGCACCTTCGGCATCGGCATGCCGATGGGCGTGGATTCGAGCGACTCGTTCTATTCGTTCCTGACCTTCATGGACGCCTACAACGTCAAGCTGGTGGACGACAACGGCAAGCTGCTGGTCGACGACCCGAAGGTGCGCACCGGCCTGATCGGCGCGCTGACCGACTACACCACGCCCTACACCAAGGGCTGCACGCCGCCGTCGTCGACGAGCTGGAAGGACCCGGACAACAACGTCGCGTTCCACAACAAGACGACCCTGATGACGCACAACGCGACCATCTCCATCGCCGCCAAGTGGCTCGACGATTCGGACAATGCCTCGCTCACGCCCGAGCAGCGCGAGGAAGCGCGCAAGAACTACACCGAGCGCATCCGCACGGCGGGTTTCCCGAGCAAGCCTGACGGTAGCAAGATGGTGTACCGCACGGCCGTGAAGACCGGCGTGGTGTTCAAGGACGCGAAGAACAAGGCGCGCGCCAAGGAGTTCGTCTCCTTCCTGATGCAGGAAGAGAACCTGACGCCGTACGTCGAAGGCTCGCTGGGCCGCTGGTTCCCGGTGACCAAGGCCGCGCAGCAGCGCGATTTCTGGAAGGCCGATCCGCACCGCCTGTCGGTCTACAACCAGTACGCCGCCGGCACCGTGACCTTCGAGTTCACCAAGAACTACAAGTTCACCGTGCTCAACAACGAGAACGTCTGGGCCAAGGCCATGAGCCGCGTCGTCACCGACAAGGTGCCGGTGGACAAGGCCGTGGACGAGATGATCGCGCGCATCAAGACGGTGGCGGCGCAGTAA